The Glycine max cultivar Williams 82 chromosome 3, Glycine_max_v4.0, whole genome shotgun sequence sequence TTAGCAACGTGCGCTGGCAACTGTCGCGTGTCGGTGCCCTCTTATATACTCGTACATCCTGTGACGTGTCGGTTTGCCCCATGAGACTATGGACTATGCTCATGCTGTAATAACTAGTGAGTGAATTACTCCATTAATTACCCCTTGTGTGTTAGTACTAATACTACTACATTTGAGTAGTAATTACTCCATTAATTACTTGTTGTTCAGTTTTTAATGATTGGGATTATTATTGAAATActgtattaatataaattattgctTTATTTGCTTGTGACCTCGCGCGAAGCTATTAACTTCCTGTATCTCTTCTTGTAGCACTGCCACGGATGTAATTAGTTAAAGACCGGATTTTTAGGTTTATTAATATTGGATTTGCCAGGGCCAAGGGTGTGTTAGAGTAACAGAGAAATGGAAAATAATTAGGATCTACCCACTACATAGTACATTAGTACATACATGTGCTCCAAAAGTAATACTAGTAGGATGTTTTACAAAGTAAGGAAGTCTTCGtgtattttttttccccttcaaataagggtattttttataatttctttttagctattttgtttttatttatttaataaatcatattaacttgttgtatatttaatgaaaaactgATTTTAGATGCACATTCATTATTAAATAGTcagaaaatgataataaattttaatagtgTCGTCTAGTGTAtataatggaaagtaaattttaaatgcACATTTATTTTGATGGCATCATCATTGCTCGTTTCTTACTGGGATCAAAATTATCGGTCTCACCTTGTGTCTCATTCTCGGCTCATTAAAATGTTGTCACATCATTTAAAGATTAAACCTCACCCACGACATATGATTAACAGCATTATCTTCTTTTTGTTATTCTCCATCTCAAATTTAAATCATggtctttctccttttttgttAAAACAGCATTGAAAAAACTCTAAAACATCACTATGCAACTCCCATCACACCATTGTGCCTCATCGGCAATAACACTCTTACCTTATCGCTCTTATTATTACTTCCATAGTTACTTTGTTacaattaagagaaaaataataataatgtcacCCCAACACTAAACAACAATCATCTTCTACTAAACTCTCTTGTTGACGaggtctttttttttcattttttcgtCACTGATCACTTGTTGTCCCTTTTTTATTGTTGCTTGGTGCCAAGTGAGTTTGGCTTTCTgggtaataaaaaaagttttactttttttctttttcggtGGCTAACATCAAGGTTTTCTCATAAAACTTGAgattgaaaacaacaaaaaataatataataacattgTTAAACATCTGTTATGGGTGAATTGTAATCATTGAATGACGTGATAATATTTTAGTGCATGAGATAGATAATGAGACACAAGGGTCTGATGATTTTGATCCCTTTAACTCATTTGCTAAGGATGTTATTCTTGCCTAGTTTTGTGGCAAGTTCAATAGCTAAAATGATTAatcatattcttaaaaaaaattattcattatttaaaacacacaatttcttaaatagaaaacaacttaaaaaaaatttaatgtactgtttttttaaaagaaattgtgcTCTAGATAATTTCAGTTATTATTTATAGCacaatttctttcctttttttgtgggTAAGCAAAATTTCTTAACCACTTgttttaatacttttaatttttttattttaattgaaaatataaaatgaaaaaaataagtacaCGTGATATCTTAACACAATAACAAATGTACTAGTATTTAACAACCAAGAAAATTATTACTAAAATGGTTTAAGATTATCGAGGGATGATTGATACATTAAATTAAGGGCACTCCTGACTCCACTAATCACTCCCTTGAAATTCACACATCAATATCATTACCCAAAAAAACGATAAAAGTGACACATGGTCACTAACTTTGCCTTCAATTACGCCAATAATTTAATGGAATCGATGAGGATGACCATAGATTAGACTCGGATCGGATCCTCACGCTGGCCCAAGTGTCCATTCCATAGGCCCAAAGAAGAGTACCTTCCATCAATACTGTACTAAAGATTTCTCTTTCTCGTCTTTTCTATTGTCCAGAGGCTGAGGGTCACTTTGATTTGACATCACATTTCAATTCGTGGAAGTCTCacctttatgtttattttgaaggatcaaatttataaaacattGTTAATTTACGTGTttcaattgaattaaaaattggcATGgtccaattatttttttaagaacttcTATAGGCTAAAAATGATGTACTACATCTGaacaaaaaagtatttaaatcgTTGTTCTGTATAAAGCAAGAGAAATCCATGTGAATGAATAAATCttgctatttttaaaaaagaaaaatcatgccAAAATCAGCTGAATGCAATGCTTGTTAAAAATAAGCTTGGTGAATTGGTGAGTTCTTATGATCTTCCATTTCCCTGGgattgaaatgttttttttttttaattttagtggtGGGAGTTggagaaagaaaattgaaaacctCATTTGTGATTACGTAGATGTCTTTTGGAGTTTACATAGTCGTGGGATCTTGAAATCCTGATTTATGTGCATTTAATATTGAAAGGAAATACTACCACCCTCTGTGATGGAACACTGTCTTGCGGTTGGGCATCAACGAGCTTCATCTTGGAGTGGGCTACCAATCAAACATTTAATGCACAAACGTATATAGGGAATAATTTTAAGGAAAATGTTGACATTTTTATGAACAGTGGAAcaagagagttttttttttaaatctgtgAGAATGAAAGATACTATCAGAGAATTTATAATAAGTCATCTCTGATCAATCAAGAGTTAAATTTCCTTGACGAggtgataaagaaaaaaaaagaaaagaaaaatatgcaatgaaaaataacaagagaataaaaaaacaccAAAATAGAAAAGtgatcaaagaaaaataaacaaatgtataataatactaataactaattttattgatCCAATGTAAGGCCTGATTAACAATTCTAGATCTCCAACGAGAGTTCCTTTAGGTTGAAATGATGTTGTCTGTATCCCGAGTTTGCTAATTATATAATCATGATTTCAACATTCTTAAAGTTGACCTTGGCAACTTAAATTAAAGACAAGAAAGCACAAAAAACAACCATAAGTTGAAGTCAAACATGAACACATAATTAGCATTGCCATATAATGCCCCCCGAAAATCCAACAGCTCAAAATAAATTTAGCATACCTTGTTTAATTAGACAACAATAATGATTATTGTAGTTGAGAATAGAAGCACCAAGAGAAACAGAAGAGCcaacaaatttaaaatgcaaAGCCAAAATCCAATTTTGTTATCCCAGCTAAATAATCTCTTGTTGGATGAGAGAGTTCCTTTATCAACCTTCAAGTTTTCAAAGTATAAACTAACTCCGGGGTCTCTCATCCTTACCTCACTACCATGCAACACTGAATTTGAGACACCCTGAACGTTGTTGTTTACATAAATGTTGATGCAACAACAATCTTTTGACTCACCCTTTGTGCTTCTATGCCGCACCCGCATTGTTGCACCCACGTTTTCGCCCTCCAAGTTGATGTATTCAAACGAGTCATGCTTGAAATTTGAGTCCATGACACTGAAGAGTGTGAGAATGAGCCACCTCTTCCTGCTATTTAGTGTGCATGgtttattcaaatataattatttgttcTTTTCACATGGCTTTAATTTTTTCAGATTTCTCAAAGTTAAATCTAGAGGTTTCCTCTTGCTGAAGGAACCCAATGTTCTCCTGGAATAACTTGAAGCACACTCTAAGTGGATATTAAGAACAATCTCTCCCACCATATTTAGGTTAAATTCGACCGCTTTGAATTTCATCCATTTCACTGATTtcaggtgtttttttttcttgcatttcataaaaatcaaacaactcTTTCTTTAGTCCAACAtagttcaaagttcaaacaattAGATAACTATGTGTTAGAACATTTTTACATCGGGGTCGAGCCCAACTCATATGGGCAAATTGTAAAGACAATTGTCATGCAAGCTGAGAATCCCGATAACAATTGGACAACTATGGAACAACTACACAGCCGCCACAAAACTAGTGAAAATCAATGGATAaacaattttaactaaaattaatttcttagttCAATGAAAGAGGAATGACAAGTTCCAGgcaatgtataaattattattattcaaactCTAATGATTAACTTCTTTTATCTGACAAACTATATGGAATATTTTTCTatgctaatttaaaattttatttaattcaatttcacactaatttattacttaatatattatataaactaaaatatatagttGATTATGTTATGGCTAATTCGGACATAATTTGAATCGTAactctattcagaaaaaaaataaaattgaatcatAACTCTTGGtagtaaaaattaagaaaaacaagaaaaataactgACCTTATAGGAAAGACAActaatataacttttatttgtGAGGGGGGTGCGGAGATTCTGAGCTTGAATGGCTTAATTCTAAAACTTTCACTACAAGAAAATTGTGGAATACACAACTAATTTAAACTCTACACTTTTTCTAACCAAGCAAAATCCTAGTGCCTCATTCTACAAACTACTTCGTTGCTTTCCTGTAATCACAGATCAACTTATTTTGTGTTACAAAGCATGCTAACCATGCATGAATTCCTCAACTTTAAGGggaataatcaaacaaatttctCCTAGTGGGATGCTTGATTCATGAGGAGGCACAAACCTCtcccttttattttgtttgtttccaGCTCGTGTCTCTACGCATGCCCCGAATGCAGCAGTGGCATGCAAGGGTGGCATCAATTCCTGATTCAACTTTTGAACTGTCTTAAGCTCCGGCCACCACACTATGAAAGCATTCACACGTTCCATTTGTTCTAAAAGTCTGGTATGCCACTTGAACGTGATGAATACTCGGTCACCAACTTCAGAAACACGGATGACTTATCCTCTAATAGTCTTGAAGGAGTGTCGAACTCTGCGACTAGACCTACAAAAGCATCAAGCTGATAACTTCAGCACAGACTAGTGAACCATAATGCAAATTtataaatggaaaagaaaaaaagagaggaaagaaacAAGGCCAAAGAATAAGGCATGATGTTACCATACGCACCATCACTGAGCACAAGAACTAGATCACTGTCAATGACAGTAGGTATTCGATGTGCAATGGTGCAAACAGTGCAGTCTTTGAACTCACTTCGGATAATCTTCTGGATAAGATTATCCGTGGCAGTATCAACTGATGCTGTTGCTTCATCCAGTACAAGTATTCTTGACTGCTGCAGCAGAGCTCGGCCCAGAGCAACAAGTTGTCGCTGTCCTACACTCCAATTATCTCCATTTTCTAGAACTGCATGTTTCAAAGTAATTTGTTGGGATGGCTACTTGTTTGTGAATTGTGACTATCACTATTTTTCTATTTACGGGATGGGCAAAGAAAGATACTGTGTATTTTCACATTTCTTTTTGGCCACCTACCTGGTGTGTCAAGCTGTTGTCCTTTCTCACGGATAACCTCTCCAAGCTGAGACTTATCAAGTGCctgagaaaaattaaaaaccaacaATCACACAATGCACAGCCTTCTAATCAAATAGTCATAATTTTCACGGATTATTGGTCTATTTTCTTATACTGAGTTCTTGCTTAGGAGTGAAGATATAAAGTGGTTTATGGTACTCATCAGAGTAAACGAACAATCTTTCAAATTAGGAACAGAAATAACTTGTCAGTCATGGACAGGTAATTCAGCATCCACTTTTGATTAGTTCCAGGTTTCTTTTGGATACCAAATTTAGCTCAGATGGAGGGTTATTTTTGGCATATGTGGTGAGTTTTCTTCCTTTATTTGCGGAAGGTACATGGTGAAGGAAGTTTGTTAGGTATGATGATAGTGGAGGCTCTGCTTGGTTTGTTTTTGGTGGGGATGGTTGAGGAAGTTTACTGCATAGGTTACTTCTAAACCAAGTATAGGagagtttttatttatattattgacTTCATCTTCTCATTTCTCCCCTTTATTTATATCTGTTTTCTGTTTGATCTCTTGGCTTAGATGTCCTGACCCCTCTATTGTTCCTCAATCCTGCCTTATTAACAATATTTccatttcaataataatagtttGGCTGTTACTATACATAGACATCCAAAACCTGAATACAAGTAAACTGCATAAGcatttttctaaaagataataCAAGCTGAGTAATTAAAAGCATGGAATTATAAAGCAATACCAACCTCCCAAATCTCTTTATCTGAGTGCTCATCCAGAGGATCAAGATTGCCTCGAATGGTACCTTCAAATAAGGTTGGATCTTGAGGTATGATACTGAGATGGCTTCGAAGGTCATGAAGGCCAATCTCTGAAATATTAATGTTGTCTATAAGGATACTCCCACTTGCTGGTTCAATCAATCGAAATAACGCCTGAATTAAAGTAGATTTTCCACTGCCAGTACGTCCAACTATTCCAATCTTCTTTCCACCTGGAAATGTGCATGTTACTCCATGAAGCACCATAGGAAGATTCTCCTTGTAACGGACCTTCAAGAGTGACAGAGTAGGGGGTAAGAAGATCATGGGAAAAAGCCAGTTGCAGtacaaaaatcataataaagatatttaataaTGTAACATGGCTAACAGCTAGGATTCGATACTAAATCTTGTAcaccaagaaaaaaacaatCGATATATGGCTTTAAaacacaagaaaacaaaaagcatAAATGTGAACCTAAGGTTAGTACCTTCAAATCAATTATTTCAATTGTCCCATTTTCTGGCCATGAGAATGGAGGGCGAGAATCTTCAATAATTGTGGGTGCTTCACTAGGAATTTGGCTGTACTGATAAATTCTCTcaatagatataattttattttcaagctTGCAAAAGCTGAGTATCCACCGTGATAGGCGTGCATTTAAATTCAGGCCATATGTCACAGCAAGTCCAGCCATGCCTATACAGAAAAAGTAACAGCAATAAGCAACAGAAAAATGTTCCATTATTGCATTCAGCATCATGTATAACCATCACTTGTGAAAGTAAatctattttctaataaaaaaactgCATAAGTTGATCGTCCAGGATTAAGCATACCACTTGTGAAACTAAGAAGACAAAATAACTTATCAGAACAAAGTACTTACTGGGGTCGATACTTCCACGAGGAAAACTCACAAGTAATACCATACAGAAAGCAAATACAAAGGTTGACAGTAACTCCATCCGCAGGCAGAGCCACTCAATTGCAGAAAGACTGCAGAAGAATGGTCGTGCAAAGCAATCAAGAAGATAGAGGTTCCGCTTCATGAACCTTTTTTCTTGTCCAAAACCCCTGATGGTGGATGCTCCAGCAATTGATTCACCAAAAAGATGTATAATTGGAGACTTCTGTATGCTAACAATACGAACCAGTTCCCTTGAGGAAGCCATGTAGTATTTCTGAGATGGAATTGGTTGATGGTTAGAACAAATCAAAGTATAGGGTGGGTGACAgacaaacatttaaaaaataattcaacgaATTGGAAGATTACTAGCACTTTGCAATGTATCCGCTCTTTCCCTCCGGAATATAATTCTCACTTTTCCCCAAAACAAAAcagtttttcttttatgtaaATCTTTGTGAAAAGCAGTTACAAAGATTTTAAGCTGGACAATTTCTAATTACCTGCATCCACAAACAAGCAACAGCCATTGGGACAACTAAGAGCAAAACTTGCCATGTAACTTCTGTCATTACACCAACAATACCAATAAGCTGTATTGTAGTTGAAGCAAATCCACCAAGTCTAAAAGGAATGTCAAGATCCACAACACTTTGATCAATTGATACCTGGTGGTATACAGAGGACACATTATAATTATCTACACCATACACATAGAGATaggatagaaaaaaataaagacgaCAACAAAAGAGAACTTACCCGATTCAAGATCCTTCCAGCTGGTGTAGAGTCAAAGAAAGACATTGGTGCATGGAAAACACTTCTAAGCATTTTCAAAAATAGCTTCTGGGCAGCTGCAAGACCAAATGTAGCCACCAGAACAGCCCTTACAAATATAAACCATGAGCTGCCAAAAGCAAGGGCCATATAAACAAGAAGAAGAACTGAGGGAGTTACTTTGGGCAGGTCTCCTTCTGTTTGAGGGTTAGCCCAAGCCATCCACCAATTGCTTGCAATCTGAAGGAACTGAAATAATGTTTGTGCAATGATTATGAGTGGAATCAATAAGCCTTTATATGCTGCTGCCATGTATGAAAGATACACCTTCATGCTGACTCTACCTCTAATCCTCTCCTCTTCCTGAACAAGCTGTTTCTTTCTCGATcgttttgctttcttcttcttctctttaatTGCTTTTTGATCTGAAATAGATGATCCCTCTTGCACTTCCTTTGCTAAACTGTCTATATCATTTGCTGAACAAATGGATTTCTTACTGGTCATAACAGATGCCTCCAGGGATAAATTTTCATCTGACTCTTCAGAGGAGTGAGTAGGGATATCCATAGCCTCTATGGCTTCATGGTGAGCTGAAACCAGAGTATTAAAATCTGTTCCTGCTTGTAAAAGATCATCATACTTTCCTGACTGTATGATGCATCCTTCTTTAAGAACCTTcaagaatggaaaaataaatttaggaaGATCATCTTTACATCACATAAATTCTTTTAGTACTTAAAactttgaaaagtgaaaacaaacAGAAATTTCATATAACATGAAATATTTGAATAGGATTCATCCTAGTCCTTGgaagaattaaatataattatagataCTGCCAAATGTCAATTAAAGTGACTACAGATCAATGTAGTAAGAAATACAGATTTATTAGAAGTTATTGAAACATAATATTTGAATAGGATTCTTCCTAGTCCTTGgaagaattaaatataattatagataCAGCCAAATGCCAATTAAAGTGACTACAGATCAATGTAATAAGAAATACAGATTTATTAGAAGTtattgaaacataaaaataaaagtatcgGCAATGGATTCAATTAACCTAAAGATGAATCGAAAAGAGTTTCATTCATGAACTTTCTTGTGCatatatcaatttaatattacctacaattatctatttttcctcctgattataatttttacaactGGCAACATCTCATGTTGATATCCTTATAAGAACTTCAGTTTCatataatcaatatttaaacTGATTCCTATGTGTTGTTTGATACATGTTTCCTCATTGTATTTGTCTTGGCCTCTTACTGCATTATGCTTGAATGTGGAAGAAAAACCGTACAGCCATACCAGAATCAAATCAGCAGCGGGAAGAAATTCAACTTGATGGGTCACAAAAATGACTGTTTTATCTGCAAGTGCTGTCAATATATACTCCTGCAGTTCCATGTCAAAGGGTAAGCCAAATCCACAATTCATTTAAACAGTAACATTATGCTAAGGAAAACTAACCCTAAACAAGTCTGATCCAGTGTGAGCATCAACTGCACTGAAGGGATCATCCAGAAGATAAATATCAGCATCTTGGTAGAGTGCTCGTGCAAGCTGAACCCGCTGCTTCTGGCCACCACTCAGGTTTATACCTCTATCCCCAATAATTGTCTGATCACCATGTGAGAAAAGTTCTAGGTCCTTTTTCAGTGAACAAGCATGAAGAACATTCTTGTACTTTGCTTTGTCCATTGGGCTTCCAAAGAGGATATTTTCTTCTATAGTTCCTGATTGTATCCACGCTGATTGGGAGACATAAGCAGAAGAGCCACACACTCTAACCTGCAAAATAATTCAATGCATCTTATAAAAACTGTTACAAatcaaaaagattaaaatgcCAATAGACAGattaaaagaaagaaggatggAATTAAAAGCTTAAGTGCACCAACATACTTCACCAGAAAGTTTAGGAATCTCTCCAAGGATGCACGAAAGAAAACTCGATTTCCCTGAACCAACCATACCACAAACAGCCACGCGCATCCTTCTTTCAACTTTCATACTTATCCCTGATAGGGTAGGCCTAAAAGATGAAGAAGGGTCCCAACAGAAGATACCATCCTTAATTTCTATAGCAATGTTAGTAATGCCTTGTGGCAAGACAATAGTTGCATCTTCCTGCAATTCCTCCTCCAGCAGGAAACCAGATAATCGGTCAAGAGAAACCTTTGTCTGAGCCATTGTTGACACCAAGTCCGGAAAATTCCTCAAAGGTTCTTGCAGGATCCTGAAAGTAGCCAGAGCAGAAAGTACACCACCAGCAGTCAGCTGACCACCCAACAATATGGAAGTAGCAAAAGTGACCGCCGAAACAAATATAGGGGAGCTCCAGAATATGAAAGTTATGAAAGCCTGAGAATAGAGGGCTTTCCGAAGCCACTTGAACTCTACTCCACGCATTTCCTCCAATTTCACTCTATATCTGTCCTCCCAAGCTTGAAGTTTGAGAATCCTCATATTCCTCAGGCACTCAGATGTTTTTCTCATCCTTTCATCCTTAGCAGCCATTAATTTGTCTTGATAATTTTCTTGGACCCTGGCAATAGGAACAGTGACGACGATGGAAATTATTGTAGCAATCAGTGTTGCAATAGCAGCAATTCCAACATTCttatacaaaattgcaagggcaAGAACAATCTGCAGAGGAAGCATCCACATGTCATGAAGATACCAAGAGTAGTCCCCTACCCTCTGAACATCAATAGCCATGTAGTTAACAACCTCCCCACTCGTGTGACTTTGCTTGGCCAAGCTTGATATCCTTAGCCCCTTTCGATATACCATTGCAGTTAGAGCCGACCTAACATGCATACCCAAGATGTCCACCCCAAGATACCACTGCCTAGTAGTAAAGGTCTCCACAAGCTTTGCCACAAAGAATACCCCTGCAAGGACATACCCCTCATGTGGGAAAATCTCTTTGCCAACCAAGTAATCAACAAAGTAACTTATCATGTACGGACCGACATACGAGACAAGAGTAGTGACACCAGCAAATACGGCATTACAAGCTGCCTCCTTCCAGAAGGACTTGAGAAGTGCCCAAGCCAAGGAAGGCTGCTCGGATTGGTTTTCAGCCTTCAACCTCTCCCAATTAGAATTCAAAACCTTATAATTTGTCTTGGATCGGTCTTTCGCCGCAACAAGGGGAATGTCCTTAAGCTCAAGCGGCCTTTTTGCCCCTATGGAAAGAAGTGGATTCAACCAAGACAAAGTGGCCAAGCTAAAAAGTCCGGCATCAGTATAAGGAGTAACCTTGAGACACCCCGGTTCCTCCTCAACAAGCAATGGCTGGTGCTCCTCGGAATTCCTAAAAACCTTTATACCAGTAACACCCCTAATTGCCACAATACACAAAAAGGCAAGAGCAGGAGTGATGGTGAAATTCGCCACAACATGAGACCGCAGGTGCTTGGAACCCTCCATCCAAACCCCCTTACCATCAACATACAAACCACACAAACAAATACCAAACAGCATAACCCACCAAAGTCTGAGCAAAATTGGAAACCTCTCAGACGCCTTGAACTTGCATTGCAAAGCCGAGAAGCTCAACACAACCCAAGCTAAACCCTGCACAAGAGGCACAGAAAGAAGAGCCAAACCCAAATCCAAATCCACATCCAAATCCCTTCCTCTAATCAAAGCAACCCCATCAAACCCCAAGAGCAAAACTTGCACCAACAGAACATACAAACAAGACAACACCGACAACTTGAACCACGTTTCAATCCGAACGACGTCACGTGTTTCCaaatcaacactaacacaaccGGGGCTGGCATTGCCGGTTATGTTCTCCTTACCAAATCTTACTCCTCTCCCTACACACACAAGCACCTTCCTCGCCGAAACAacgaagagaaagagaagagacaGTGTCAAGTTGGCACAAATTGCCACCAGTTCCAACAAAGGCAATCCGAGGATCGCACTCCAAAGGGTCTCAAACGATCCCGAAGAAGAAAACGTAGGAGACAAGATTTCAATTTCATCGACggccattgttgttgttgtgagaAGCAAAACGTGGATTCAGAATAGTGAGTCGGTGATGATGATATAGATGATAATAAGTGAGAAGAAGCTAAACTTGTTATGATGTCATCGAAACGTGGAAGAATGAAAAAAGGGCATTTCACCATCTGGAGGTAGATTCTGCAGACACATTGTTGCGCAAACAAAGAGATAAATTTCGTCAACACGGAACCCGAAGAAACAGAGAGACAGAGAGG is a genomic window containing:
- the LOC100790550 gene encoding ABC transporter C family member 5; the encoded protein is MAVDEIEILSPTFSSSGSFETLWSAILGLPLLELVAICANLTLSLLFLFVVSARKVLVCVGRGVRFGKENITGNASPGCVSVDLETRDVVRIETWFKLSVLSCLYVLLVQVLLLGFDGVALIRGRDLDVDLDLGLALLSVPLVQGLAWVVLSFSALQCKFKASERFPILLRLWWVMLFGICLCGLYVDGKGVWMEGSKHLRSHVVANFTITPALAFLCIVAIRGVTGIKVFRNSEEHQPLLVEEEPGCLKVTPYTDAGLFSLATLSWLNPLLSIGAKRPLELKDIPLVAAKDRSKTNYKVLNSNWERLKAENQSEQPSLAWALLKSFWKEAACNAVFAGVTTLVSYVGPYMISYFVDYLVGKEIFPHEGYVLAGVFFVAKLVETFTTRQWYLGVDILGMHVRSALTAMVYRKGLRISSLAKQSHTSGEVVNYMAIDVQRVGDYSWYLHDMWMLPLQIVLALAILYKNVGIAAIATLIATIISIVVTVPIARVQENYQDKLMAAKDERMRKTSECLRNMRILKLQAWEDRYRVKLEEMRGVEFKWLRKALYSQAFITFIFWSSPIFVSAVTFATSILLGGQLTAGGVLSALATFRILQEPLRNFPDLVSTMAQTKVSLDRLSGFLLEEELQEDATIVLPQGITNIAIEIKDGIFCWDPSSSFRPTLSGISMKVERRMRVAVCGMVGSGKSSFLSCILGEIPKLSGEVRVCGSSAYVSQSAWIQSGTIEENILFGSPMDKAKYKNVLHACSLKKDLELFSHGDQTIIGDRGINLSGGQKQRVQLARALYQDADIYLLDDPFSAVDAHTGSDLFREYILTALADKTVIFVTHQVEFLPAADLILVLKEGCIIQSGKYDDLLQAGTDFNTLVSAHHEAIEAMDIPTHSSEESDENLSLEASVMTSKKSICSANDIDSLAKEVQEGSSISDQKAIKEKKKKAKRSRKKQLVQEEERIRGRVSMKVYLSYMAAAYKGLLIPLIIIAQTLFQFLQIASNWWMAWANPQTEGDLPKVTPSVLLLVYMALAFGSSWFIFVRAVLVATFGLAAAQKLFLKMLRSVFHAPMSFFDSTPAGRILNRVSIDQSVVDLDIPFRLGGFASTTIQLIGIVGVMTEVTWQVLLLVVPMAVACLWMQKYYMASSRELVRIVSIQKSPIIHLFGESIAGASTIRGFGQEKRFMKRNLYLLDCFARPFFCSLSAIEWLCLRMELLSTFVFAFCMVLLVSFPRGSIDPSMAGLAVTYGLNLNARLSRWILSFCKLENKIISIERIYQYSQIPSEAPTIIEDSRPPFSWPENGTIEIIDLKVRYKENLPMVLHGVTCTFPGGKKIGIVGRTGSGKSTLIQALFRLIEPASGSILIDNINISEIGLHDLRSHLSIIPQDPTLFEGTIRGNLDPLDEHSDKEIWEALDKSQLGEVIREKGQQLDTPVLENGDNWSVGQRQLVALGRALLQQSRILVLDEATASVDTATDNLIQKIIRSEFKDCTVCTIAHRIPTVIDSDLVLVLSDGLVAEFDTPSRLLEDKSSVFLKLVTEYSSRSSGIPDF